The Streptomyces spororaveus genome includes a region encoding these proteins:
- a CDS encoding APC family permease: MASVTDSSAAAPATLRRSLGFRDLVVYGLLFIAPMAPVGVFGTLDAKSHGAVALVYLCATVAMAFTAFSYAQMVRVAPQAGSVFTYARKGLGEGAGLIAGWMAMLDYLLIPAVAYLFSGIAMNALVPEVSRWVWTALAVVITTLLNLWGVRAAARVGLAVLAMEILVLLVFLVAAVTVLVQGGARRGWLSPLTGDGSLGFSTAAVLGAVSVAVLSYLGFDAIASFAEEVTGGSERVARAVLFCLALAGVLFVAQSYLAALLMPVSAAELAAEPALQGPAFYDAVESAAGAWLHDLVAVSKAIGAAFAALAGQAAAGRLVFAMARERRLPRVLARVSGGTPRPALLVAATITLVAAVWAARRDDGLDQLVSVVDVGALVAFTLLHASVVGWFVVKRREGPPVWWKHLVMPVLGAAVTVAVIFEASWTAQLVGAVWLAVGLGVLLVQRGRRDLPADTGAGA; the protein is encoded by the coding sequence ATGGCTTCCGTTACCGACTCCAGTGCGGCGGCGCCCGCGACGCTGCGGCGGAGCCTGGGCTTCCGGGATCTGGTCGTCTACGGGCTGCTGTTCATCGCCCCCATGGCCCCGGTCGGCGTCTTCGGCACGCTCGACGCCAAGTCGCACGGCGCGGTCGCCCTCGTCTACCTCTGCGCGACCGTCGCCATGGCCTTCACGGCCTTCTCCTACGCGCAGATGGTGCGGGTCGCCCCGCAGGCCGGCTCGGTCTTCACCTACGCCCGCAAGGGCCTCGGCGAGGGCGCCGGACTGATCGCCGGCTGGATGGCGATGCTCGACTACCTGCTGATCCCGGCGGTCGCGTACCTCTTCTCCGGGATCGCGATGAACGCGCTGGTCCCGGAGGTCTCCCGGTGGGTGTGGACGGCCCTGGCGGTCGTGATCACCACCCTGCTGAACCTGTGGGGCGTACGGGCGGCCGCGCGCGTGGGTCTCGCCGTGCTGGCCATGGAGATCCTGGTGCTGCTCGTCTTCCTGGTGGCCGCGGTGACCGTACTGGTCCAGGGCGGGGCGCGGCGCGGCTGGCTCTCCCCGCTGACGGGTGACGGCTCACTCGGCTTCAGTACGGCCGCGGTGCTGGGCGCGGTGTCGGTCGCGGTCCTGTCCTACCTGGGCTTCGACGCGATCGCCTCCTTCGCCGAGGAGGTGACGGGCGGCTCGGAGCGGGTGGCGCGGGCGGTGCTGTTCTGCCTGGCGCTGGCCGGGGTGCTGTTCGTCGCCCAGAGCTATCTGGCGGCGCTGCTCATGCCCGTGTCCGCGGCGGAGCTGGCGGCCGAGCCGGCGCTGCAGGGTCCGGCCTTCTACGATGCGGTGGAGTCCGCGGCCGGCGCCTGGCTGCACGACCTGGTGGCCGTCAGCAAGGCGATCGGGGCGGCCTTCGCGGCGCTGGCCGGGCAGGCGGCGGCGGGCCGGCTGGTGTTCGCGATGGCCCGGGAGCGGCGGCTGCCCCGGGTCCTCGCCCGGGTCTCGGGCGGCACCCCGCGGCCCGCCCTGCTGGTGGCGGCCACGATCACGCTGGTCGCGGCGGTGTGGGCGGCCCGCCGGGACGACGGGCTCGACCAGCTGGTGTCGGTGGTGGACGTCGGGGCGCTGGTGGCCTTCACCCTGCTGCACGCCTCGGTGGTGGGCTGGTTCGTGGTCAAGCGGCGGGAGGGTCCGCCGGTCTGGTGGAAGCACCTGGTGATGCCGGTGCTGGGCGCGGCGGTGACCGTCGCGGTGATCTTCGAGGCCTCGTGGACGGCGCAGCTGGTGGGGGCGGTGTGGCTGGCGGTCGGCCTGGGCGTCCTGCTCGTCCAGCGCGGCCGCCGCGACCTCCCGGCCGACACCGGCGCCGGAGCCTGA
- the xseA gene encoding exodeoxyribonuclease VII large subunit, whose protein sequence is MGLNTSAEAPLPVGQVSRLIGGWIERLGQVWVEGQITQLSRRPGAGVVFLTLRDPSHDISVSVTCFRQVFDEVADVVSEGARVVLLAKPEWYAPRGQLSLRATEIRPVGIGELLARLERLKRSLASEGLFALERKKPLPFLPQLIGLVVGRASAAERDVLENARRRWPAVRFEVRNVAVQGVHAVPQVVEAVKELDAIDEVDVIIVARGGGSVEDLLPFSDEEVVRTVAAARTPVVSAIGHEPDSPLLDLVADVRASTPTDAAKKVVPDVGEELERVRQLQARGLRAVTGLLDREERGLAHALARPVFVHPQRMVEIREDELDALLARARRTLGHLLDRADSELAHTLARVVALSPAATLERGYAVLQRADGHVVRSPQEVAAHDVLRARVAEGTFSVEVSSLGVPEAPEAPAATAASE, encoded by the coding sequence ATGGGTCTGAATACGTCGGCCGAGGCGCCGCTGCCGGTAGGCCAGGTGTCCCGGCTCATCGGGGGCTGGATCGAGCGGCTCGGCCAGGTGTGGGTGGAGGGGCAGATCACGCAGCTCTCGCGGCGGCCGGGAGCGGGGGTGGTGTTCCTGACGCTGCGCGACCCCTCGCACGACATCTCCGTCAGCGTGACCTGCTTCCGCCAGGTCTTCGACGAGGTCGCGGACGTGGTCTCCGAGGGCGCCCGGGTCGTGCTGCTGGCCAAGCCCGAGTGGTACGCCCCGCGCGGGCAGCTGTCCCTGCGGGCCACGGAGATACGGCCGGTCGGCATCGGGGAGCTCCTCGCCCGGCTGGAGCGCCTCAAGCGCTCCCTGGCCTCCGAGGGGCTCTTCGCGCTGGAGCGCAAGAAGCCGCTGCCCTTTCTGCCGCAGCTGATCGGGCTGGTGGTCGGGCGGGCCTCGGCGGCCGAGCGCGATGTCCTGGAGAACGCCCGGCGCCGCTGGCCCGCGGTCCGCTTCGAGGTGCGCAACGTCGCCGTCCAGGGGGTGCACGCGGTGCCCCAGGTGGTTGAGGCGGTCAAGGAGCTCGACGCCATCGACGAGGTCGACGTGATCATCGTGGCGCGCGGCGGCGGCAGCGTGGAGGACCTGCTGCCCTTCTCCGACGAGGAGGTGGTCCGGACGGTCGCGGCGGCCCGTACCCCGGTGGTCTCGGCGATCGGCCACGAGCCGGACTCCCCGCTGCTGGACCTGGTCGCGGACGTCCGGGCCTCCACGCCCACGGACGCGGCGAAGAAGGTGGTCCCGGACGTCGGCGAGGAGCTGGAGCGCGTACGCCAGCTGCAGGCCCGGGGGCTGCGTGCGGTCACCGGGCTGCTCGACCGGGAGGAGCGGGGCCTCGCGCACGCCCTGGCCCGGCCGGTCTTCGTCCACCCCCAGCGGATGGTGGAGATCCGCGAGGACGAGCTGGACGCCCTGCTGGCCCGTGCCCGGCGCACGCTGGGGCACCTGCTGGACCGGGCCGACTCGGAGCTCGCCCACACCCTCGCCCGGGTGGTGGCGCTGTCCCCGGCGGCGACCCTGGAGCGGGGGTACGCCGTGCTCCAGCGGGCCGACGGGCACGTGGTGCGCTCGCCGCAGGAGGTGGCTGCGCACGACGTGCTGCGCGCGCGGGTGGCGGAGGGCACCTTCTCGGTGGAGGTCTCGTCGCTCGGGGTCCCTGAAGCCCCTGAAGCCCCTGCCGCGACGGCCGCTTCGGAATAG
- a CDS encoding exodeoxyribonuclease VII small subunit, whose protein sequence is MTEAGTALGYEQARDELIEVVRKLEAGGTSLEDSLALWERGEELAKVCRHWLEGARARLDSALAAREPAGEE, encoded by the coding sequence ATGACAGAGGCCGGAACGGCGCTGGGCTACGAGCAGGCCCGCGACGAGCTCATCGAGGTCGTCCGCAAGCTGGAGGCGGGCGGGACCTCGCTGGAGGACTCCCTCGCGCTGTGGGAGCGCGGCGAGGAGCTGGCGAAGGTGTGCCGGCACTGGCTGGAGGGGGCCCGGGCCCGCCTGGACTCGGCGCTCGCGGCGCGCGAGCCGGCCGGGGAGGAGTGA
- a CDS encoding malonic semialdehyde reductase, which yields MSLVLDSAAQDLLFREARTANSFTDEPVTEEQVQAIYELVKFGPTAFNQTPLRITLVRSPEARERLVKHLAEGNQAKTAAAPLVAILSADNEFHEELPALLPHFPQAKDMFFAERPVREQSALLNSALQAAYFIVGVRAAGLAAGPMTGADLAGIQKEFLDADHTPLMIVNIGKPAAEGAWFDRSPRLAYDEVVTTV from the coding sequence ATGTCTCTCGTTCTTGACTCCGCCGCGCAGGACCTGCTGTTCCGCGAGGCCCGCACGGCCAACTCGTTCACCGACGAGCCGGTCACCGAGGAGCAGGTCCAGGCGATCTACGAGCTGGTGAAGTTCGGCCCCACCGCCTTCAACCAGACCCCGCTGCGCATCACCCTGGTCCGCTCCCCCGAGGCCCGCGAGCGCCTCGTGAAGCACCTCGCCGAGGGCAACCAGGCCAAGACCGCCGCCGCGCCGCTGGTCGCGATCCTCTCCGCGGACAACGAGTTCCACGAGGAGCTCCCGGCACTGCTGCCGCACTTCCCGCAGGCCAAGGACATGTTCTTCGCCGAGCGCCCGGTCCGTGAGCAGTCCGCCCTGCTCAACTCCGCGCTGCAGGCCGCCTACTTCATCGTCGGCGTCCGCGCCGCCGGCCTGGCCGCGGGTCCGATGACCGGCGCCGACCTCGCCGGCATCCAGAAGGAGTTCCTGGACGCCGACCACACCCCGCTGATGATCGTCAACATCGGCAAGCCGGCGGCCGAGGGTGCCTGGTTCGACCGCTCCCCGCGCCTGGCGTACGACGAGGTCGTCACGACCGTCTGA
- a CDS encoding DUF4245 domain-containing protein, whose protein sequence is MKGKQTVWDMVRSLGVIGIVVAGIYLFVPHDDKADPTHAVDYRVETLTARRAAPYPVAAPVGLQEQWRATSVTYERKNANAWHLGFLDPDQQYAAVEQSTDTSAKYLAKVTQQATATGQTQQVGDQAWERWDGEKYDALVRQEQGYVTVVTGTASFEQLGTLAAALEFKQGK, encoded by the coding sequence ATGAAAGGCAAGCAGACGGTCTGGGACATGGTCCGGTCGCTGGGGGTGATCGGCATCGTCGTCGCCGGGATCTACCTCTTCGTCCCGCATGACGACAAGGCCGATCCGACGCACGCGGTCGACTACCGGGTGGAAACCCTGACGGCCCGGCGCGCGGCCCCGTATCCGGTGGCGGCCCCCGTGGGGCTCCAGGAGCAGTGGCGGGCGACCTCGGTGACGTACGAGCGCAAGAACGCCAACGCCTGGCACCTGGGGTTCCTCGACCCGGACCAGCAGTACGCGGCGGTGGAGCAGTCCACGGACACCTCGGCCAAGTACCTCGCCAAGGTCACCCAGCAGGCGACGGCCACCGGGCAGACGCAGCAGGTCGGCGACCAGGCCTGGGAGCGCTGGGACGGCGAGAAGTACGACGCCCTCGTGCGGCAGGAGCAGGGCTACGTCACGGTGGTGACCGGGACGGCCTCCTTCGAGCAGCTCGGCACGCTTGCGGCGGCGCTGGAGTTCAAGCAGGGCAAGTAG
- the glpX gene encoding class II fructose-bisphosphatase, whose translation MTEHNLPPQLEVSPEAPDRNLALELVRVTEAAAMAAGRWVGRGDKIGADGAAVNAMRTLISTVSMNGVVVIGEGEKDEAPMLFNGERVGDGTGAEVDIAVDPIDGTTLNAKGMPNAIAVLAAADRGTMFDPSAVFYMEKLVTGPEAADFVDINAPVSVNIRRVAKAKNMAVEDVTVVILDRPRHEGIVKEIRETGARIKFISDGDVAGSVMAVREGTGVDLLLGIGGTPEGIISACAIKCLGGTIQGKLWPKDEAERQRALDAGHDLDRVLTTNDLVSGENVFFVATGITDGELLRGVHYRSETATTSSLVMRSKSGTIRQIDSTHRLSKLRAYSAIDFDRAH comes from the coding sequence ATGACCGAGCACAACCTGCCGCCCCAGCTCGAAGTCTCTCCGGAGGCCCCCGACCGCAACCTCGCACTGGAACTCGTACGGGTCACCGAGGCCGCCGCCATGGCCGCGGGCCGGTGGGTCGGACGCGGCGACAAGATCGGCGCGGACGGTGCCGCGGTCAACGCGATGCGCACCCTGATCTCCACCGTCTCGATGAACGGCGTCGTCGTCATCGGCGAGGGGGAGAAGGACGAGGCCCCCATGCTCTTCAACGGCGAGCGGGTCGGCGACGGCACGGGCGCCGAGGTCGACATCGCCGTGGACCCGATCGACGGCACCACCCTGAACGCCAAGGGCATGCCGAACGCCATCGCCGTCCTGGCGGCCGCCGACCGCGGCACCATGTTCGACCCGTCCGCGGTGTTCTACATGGAGAAGCTGGTCACCGGCCCCGAGGCCGCCGACTTCGTCGACATCAACGCGCCCGTCTCGGTGAACATCCGCCGGGTCGCCAAGGCCAAGAACATGGCCGTCGAGGACGTCACCGTGGTCATCCTGGACCGCCCCCGCCACGAGGGCATCGTCAAGGAGATCCGCGAGACCGGCGCCCGGATCAAGTTCATCTCCGACGGCGACGTCGCGGGCTCGGTCATGGCCGTGCGCGAGGGCACCGGCGTCGACCTGCTCCTCGGCATCGGCGGCACCCCCGAGGGCATCATCTCGGCGTGCGCCATAAAGTGCCTCGGCGGCACCATCCAGGGCAAGCTCTGGCCGAAGGACGAGGCCGAGCGCCAGCGCGCGCTCGACGCCGGTCACGACCTGGACCGCGTCCTGACCACGAACGACCTGGTGTCCGGCGAGAACGTCTTCTTCGTCGCCACCGGCATCACGGACGGCGAGCTGCTGCGCGGCGTCCACTACCGCTCGGAGACCGCGACGACGTCCTCGCTGGTCATGCGCTCGAAGTCGGGCACGATCCGGCAGATCGACTCGACGCACCGCCTGTCGAAGCTGCGCGCGTACAGCGCGATCGACTTCGACCGCGCGCACTAG
- a CDS encoding WhiB family transcriptional regulator produces MPHPPHQSLQVAAVQSFPGRAAAVPKPRVPARAEDGPWHAEAVCRRDEAGLFFAPSKEPTAARLSREEAAKRVCARCPVMVACREHALLQPEPYGVWGGLTAAERRVVLARMRRRAAELRQAPGTGPIAAAG; encoded by the coding sequence GTGCCGCATCCGCCGCATCAGTCCTTGCAGGTAGCCGCCGTCCAGAGTTTTCCGGGGCGTGCGGCGGCCGTGCCGAAGCCGCGGGTGCCGGCGAGGGCGGAAGACGGCCCATGGCATGCGGAGGCGGTGTGCCGCCGAGACGAGGCGGGGCTCTTCTTCGCGCCGTCCAAGGAGCCGACCGCGGCCCGGCTCTCCCGCGAGGAGGCCGCCAAGCGCGTCTGCGCCCGCTGCCCGGTGATGGTCGCCTGCCGGGAGCACGCACTGCTCCAGCCCGAGCCGTACGGGGTGTGGGGCGGGCTCACCGCGGCCGAGCGCCGGGTGGTGCTGGCGCGGATGCGCCGCAGGGCCGCCGAGCTGCGCCAGGCCCCGGGTACCGGGCCGATCGCCGCGGCGGGCTGA
- a CDS encoding TIGR03086 family metal-binding protein, whose amino-acid sequence MTTTTWELLDQAYETLREAVAGVPADGWGRPTPCTQWNAAQVLRHAAGDQLAYAARLTGGPGPAEDPFAPSGTLAGPPRSLLDPALAAAAEAFAGVAPADPAVAVPLPPFSVPAETAVGAAALDAAVHAWDIAVATGRPPALTDALAAALRPAADALTEPLRGFAYGPAFPLAPGADQGAAAALLAFLGRDPGWAAPAA is encoded by the coding sequence ATGACGACAACCACGTGGGAATTGCTCGACCAGGCGTACGAGACGCTGCGCGAGGCCGTCGCGGGGGTGCCCGCCGACGGCTGGGGCCGCCCGACCCCCTGCACGCAGTGGAACGCCGCCCAGGTCCTCCGGCACGCCGCGGGCGACCAGCTCGCCTACGCCGCCCGCCTGACCGGCGGGCCCGGGCCCGCCGAGGACCCCTTCGCGCCTTCCGGCACCCTGGCCGGCCCGCCGCGGAGCCTGCTGGATCCCGCGCTCGCGGCCGCTGCCGAGGCCTTCGCCGGGGTCGCCCCCGCAGACCCCGCGGTGGCGGTGCCGCTGCCGCCGTTCTCCGTACCGGCCGAGACGGCCGTCGGCGCCGCCGCCCTCGACGCCGCCGTGCACGCCTGGGACATCGCCGTTGCCACGGGCCGCCCCCCGGCCCTGACCGACGCGCTGGCCGCCGCCCTGCGCCCGGCCGCCGACGCCCTCACCGAGCCGCTGCGCGGCTTCGCCTACGGCCCGGCGTTCCCCCTCGCGCCCGGCGCGGACCAAGGCGCGGCGGCCGCCCTGCTGGCCTTCCTCGGACGGGATCCGGGATGGGCCGCACCCGCGGCGTGA
- a CDS encoding DUF1707 SHOCT-like domain-containing protein: protein MDLEKHPAAPAPAPAASAPAGLRASDADRDRIAQILGDAVAEGRLTAEEHSDRLDTLYAVKTVGELEALVRDLPAPGGVHASPVYAAPSSAPGGPAETIVAVCSSSARKGRWRPGAQTRAISVMGDITIDLTEAVFEQQVTEINVTCVLGSVEVLVPENVTLRGYGSGVLGNFEVRGEGRGESDPQAPVVIVRGFALLGNIEARPKLGARLVDLARKLRKRLDG, encoded by the coding sequence GTGGACCTGGAAAAGCACCCCGCCGCCCCCGCCCCCGCCCCTGCGGCCTCCGCCCCCGCCGGGCTGCGCGCCTCCGACGCGGACCGGGACCGGATCGCGCAGATCCTCGGCGATGCCGTGGCCGAAGGCCGGCTGACGGCCGAGGAGCATTCCGACCGTCTGGACACGCTGTACGCGGTCAAGACCGTGGGCGAGCTGGAAGCGCTCGTACGGGATCTGCCCGCGCCCGGCGGCGTCCATGCCTCCCCGGTGTACGCGGCCCCCTCCTCCGCCCCGGGCGGTCCCGCCGAGACGATAGTGGCGGTGTGCAGCAGCTCGGCCCGCAAGGGCCGCTGGCGGCCGGGCGCGCAGACCCGGGCGATCTCCGTCATGGGCGACATCACCATCGACCTCACCGAGGCGGTCTTCGAGCAGCAGGTCACCGAGATCAACGTGACCTGCGTCCTCGGCAGCGTCGAGGTCCTGGTCCCGGAGAACGTCACCCTGCGCGGCTACGGCAGCGGGGTCCTCGGCAACTTCGAGGTGCGTGGCGAGGGCCGCGGGGAGAGCGACCCGCAGGCGCCGGTGGTGATCGTCAGGGGCTTCGCCCTGCTCGGCAACATCGAGGCGCGCCCCAAGCTCGGTGCCCGGCTGGTGGACCTCGCCCGCAAGCTGCGCAAGCGCCTGGACGGCTGA
- a CDS encoding fumarate hydratase, with protein MPEFAYTDLLPLGEDTTPYRLVTAEGVSTFEADGRTFLKVEPEALRKLAEEAIHDIQHFLRPAHLAQLRRIIDDPEASSNDKFVALDLLKNANIAAAGVLPMCQDTGTAIVMGKRGQNVLTEGGDEAALSRGIYDAYTRLNLRYSQMAPITMWEEKNTGSNLPAQIELYATDGGAYKFLFMAKGGGSANKSFLYQETKAVLNEASMMKFLEEKIRSLGTAACPPYHLAIVVGGTSAEHALKTAKYASAHYLDELPTEGSPLGHGFRDLDLEQQVFELTQKIGIGAQFGGKYFCHDVRVVRLPRHGASLPVAIAVSCSADRQATAKITAEGVFLEQLETDPARFLPDTTDEHLNEASDVVSIDLNQPMDDILATLTKHPVKTRLSLTGPLVVARDIAHAKIKELLDSGAEMPQYLKDHPVYYAGPAKTPEGYASGSFGPTTAGRMDSYVEQFQAAGGSKVMLAKGNRSQQVTDACGTHGGFYLGSIGGPAARLAQDCIKKVEVLEYEELGMEAVWKIEVEDFPAFIVVDDKGNDFFQNPAPEPTFTHIPVRGPGL; from the coding sequence ATGCCAGAGTTTGCGTACACCGACCTGCTGCCCCTGGGCGAGGACACCACCCCATACCGGCTGGTGACCGCCGAGGGCGTGTCCACCTTCGAGGCGGACGGCCGTACGTTCCTCAAGGTCGAGCCGGAGGCGCTGCGCAAGCTCGCCGAAGAGGCCATCCACGACATCCAGCACTTCCTGCGCCCCGCGCACCTCGCGCAGCTGCGCCGCATCATCGACGACCCCGAGGCCTCCTCGAACGACAAGTTCGTCGCGCTCGACCTCCTCAAGAACGCGAACATCGCGGCGGCCGGCGTCCTGCCGATGTGCCAGGACACGGGCACGGCGATCGTCATGGGCAAGCGCGGCCAGAACGTGCTGACCGAGGGCGGCGACGAGGCGGCGCTCTCGCGCGGCATCTACGACGCGTACACCCGCCTCAACCTGCGCTACTCGCAGATGGCGCCGATCACCATGTGGGAGGAGAAGAACACCGGCTCGAACCTGCCCGCGCAGATCGAGCTGTACGCGACCGACGGCGGCGCGTACAAGTTCCTCTTCATGGCCAAGGGCGGCGGCTCCGCCAACAAGTCCTTCCTCTACCAGGAGACCAAGGCGGTCCTCAACGAGGCCTCCATGATGAAGTTCCTGGAGGAGAAGATCCGCTCGCTCGGCACGGCGGCCTGCCCGCCCTACCACCTGGCGATCGTGGTCGGCGGCACCTCGGCGGAGCACGCGCTCAAGACGGCGAAGTACGCCTCGGCCCACTACCTCGACGAGCTCCCCACGGAGGGCTCCCCGCTCGGCCACGGCTTCCGGGACCTCGACCTGGAGCAGCAGGTCTTCGAGCTGACCCAGAAGATCGGCATCGGCGCGCAGTTCGGCGGCAAGTACTTCTGCCACGACGTCCGCGTCGTGCGCCTCCCGCGCCACGGCGCGTCCCTGCCGGTCGCGATCGCCGTGTCCTGCTCCGCGGACCGCCAGGCCACCGCGAAGATCACCGCCGAGGGCGTCTTCCTGGAGCAGCTGGAGACGGACCCGGCGCGCTTCCTGCCGGACACCACGGACGAGCACCTGAACGAGGCCTCGGACGTCGTCTCCATCGACCTGAACCAGCCGATGGACGACATCCTGGCAACGCTCACGAAGCACCCGGTGAAGACCCGCCTGTCCCTGACCGGCCCGCTGGTCGTGGCCCGCGACATCGCGCACGCCAAGATCAAGGAACTGCTGGACTCGGGCGCCGAGATGCCGCAGTACCTGAAGGACCACCCGGTCTACTACGCGGGCCCCGCGAAGACCCCCGAGGGCTACGCGTCGGGCTCCTTCGGCCCGACCACGGCCGGCCGCATGGACTCGTACGTCGAGCAGTTCCAGGCCGCGGGCGGCTCCAAGGTCATGCTGGCCAAGGGCAACCGCTCCCAGCAGGTGACGGACGCCTGCGGCACGCACGGCGGCTTCTACCTGGGCTCGATCGGCGGCCCGGCCGCGCGCCTGGCCCAGGACTGCATCAAGAAGGTCGAGGTCCTGGAGTACGAGGAGCTCGGCATGGAGGCGGTCTGGAAGATCGAGGTCGAGGACTTCCCGGCCTTCATCGTCGTGGACGACAAGGGCAACGACTTCTTCCAGAACCCGGCCCCGGAGCCGACCTTCACCCACATCCCGGTCCGCGGCCCGGGTCTGTAG
- a CDS encoding glycerophosphodiester phosphodiesterase — protein MNRQSMLPATARAVRVVAHRGASHEHPEHTLAAYRQAIADGADALECDVRLTADHKLVCVHDRRVERTSDGRGVVSEMTYAELSALDFGAWKGAGHAGARVLLFEDLLREALAAPRPVGLAVETKHPTRAGGRLEAELVRMLGEYGLADGSTGRVEVMSFSRNALVRTHRLAPGLPTVFLIEHRVRPVRPPYATHAGPGIDLVRRDPGLVARLKAKGLSVRVWTVDEPQDVELCVRLGVDTIITNRPKQVREQLEAR, from the coding sequence ATGAACCGGCAGTCCATGCTCCCCGCCACCGCCCGCGCCGTCCGGGTCGTCGCCCACCGCGGGGCGTCCCACGAGCACCCCGAGCACACCCTCGCCGCCTACCGGCAGGCCATCGCCGACGGGGCCGACGCGCTCGAATGCGACGTACGGCTCACCGCCGACCACAAGCTGGTGTGCGTGCACGACCGGCGGGTCGAGCGGACCTCCGACGGGCGCGGGGTGGTCTCCGAGATGACGTACGCGGAGCTCTCCGCGCTCGACTTCGGGGCGTGGAAGGGGGCCGGGCACGCCGGGGCCCGGGTGCTGCTCTTCGAGGACCTGCTCCGGGAGGCGCTGGCCGCGCCCCGGCCGGTCGGGCTCGCCGTCGAGACCAAGCACCCGACCCGGGCGGGCGGCCGGCTGGAGGCCGAGCTGGTCCGGATGCTCGGGGAGTACGGGCTGGCGGACGGCTCCACCGGCCGCGTCGAGGTGATGAGCTTCTCCCGGAACGCGCTGGTCCGGACGCACCGGCTCGCGCCGGGCCTGCCGACCGTGTTCCTCATCGAGCACAGGGTCAGGCCGGTGCGCCCGCCCTACGCGACCCACGCGGGCCCGGGCATCGACCTCGTACGCCGGGACCCGGGGCTGGTGGCCCGGCTCAAGGCGAAGGGGCTGTCGGTGCGGGTGTGGACGGTGGACGAGCCGCAGGACGTGGAGCTGTGCGTGCGCCTCGGCGTGGACACGATCATCACCAACCGGCCCAAGCAGGTACGGGAGCAGCTCGAGGCCCGCTGA